Proteins encoded in a region of the Campylobacter geochelonis genome:
- the pheT gene encoding phenylalanine--tRNA ligase subunit beta gives MIITRGWLQEWLDVSKISSEKITQTLNSIGLEVDSYEEVRIPEKVVIGYVKSKRKHEDSDKLSVCEVDVANEVLQIVCGAKNVEAGQYVAVSLVGAKLPNGLVIKPAKLRGVQSNGMICSSTELGLAKINEGIMVLDSSIGDLVLGCELKEYPALNDDIIEIELTPNRGDCLSIYGVARDLSAAFDLPIKEVVYSEQDGLLGIGRVLSVRSNDITDSSFQYRAFGIKGNFKIDLVKSLRMSVAGIAKECPIDSLLSYTTYSTGVLLRAYDGDKISKDGAKITFDIHKEKHGNCAIYYDKECLSLAGISQNDLARVCKSSKTIIIEASYTDPKVIAVATNEDKSLKGDEQVYRSSRGSEPNLSLGGDYIFNILSKMSDVSLYSGSQQLLINKEAKIVSFSIDEMNAIIGHDVPRNDAVKILKKLGFDVSLEQELINVKIPAFRHDIENVYDIAEEVVRIVGIDNIPSKPLVFSEKNRLNESFYNYKNRRVIRIKAAGSGFFECVHYVFDNEADLLNLGFKKCKVSILNPINSELSVFRPTLINHFLHSCERNIKNSRKSVKLFEIGTVFDENANESDNVAFLASGFINDASLLNGAKPKEVDFIYFASKVQAVIGKFKCEIPKEKIPYLSEFEQANVVQNGKVVGYIGRVDLGLEAKLDLPKTYVCELKFKELKFDDIVAKSYSKFPSISRDLSLIVPQDMRYEKVRECISLLDIKNLKSFSVVDIYTDKSLENHSSITIKFTFQDMEKTLEDADITGAIELILKELKEKLNIGIR, from the coding sequence ATGATAATAACAAGAGGTTGGCTACAAGAGTGGCTTGATGTTTCAAAAATAAGCAGTGAAAAGATAACGCAAACTTTGAATTCTATCGGACTTGAAGTAGATAGCTATGAAGAGGTTAGAATTCCAGAAAAAGTAGTCATTGGCTATGTAAAAAGCAAGAGAAAACACGAAGATTCTGATAAACTTAGCGTTTGTGAAGTAGACGTAGCAAATGAGGTTTTGCAAATCGTTTGTGGAGCTAAAAATGTCGAAGCAGGGCAGTATGTGGCAGTGAGTTTGGTTGGTGCAAAGCTTCCAAATGGGCTTGTTATCAAACCAGCTAAGCTAAGAGGCGTTCAAAGTAACGGTATGATATGCTCTTCAACCGAGCTTGGACTTGCTAAGATAAATGAAGGCATTATGGTTTTAGATAGCAGTATCGGAGACTTGGTTTTAGGGTGCGAGCTTAAAGAATATCCAGCACTAAATGATGATATTATCGAAATCGAACTAACTCCAAACAGAGGAGATTGTCTAAGTATATATGGCGTAGCAAGGGACTTGAGTGCGGCATTTGATCTTCCTATAAAAGAGGTTGTATATAGCGAGCAAGATGGGCTTTTGGGTATTGGGCGTGTGCTTTCTGTTCGCTCAAATGATATAACCGACAGCTCGTTTCAATACCGCGCATTTGGCATAAAAGGAAATTTCAAAATCGACTTAGTAAAATCGCTTAGAATGAGCGTAGCAGGCATAGCAAAAGAGTGTCCTATAGATAGTTTGCTTTCATATACGACATATTCAACTGGAGTTTTACTTCGTGCTTATGATGGCGATAAAATTTCAAAAGATGGCGCTAAAATAACATTTGATATACATAAAGAAAAGCATGGAAACTGCGCGATATATTACGATAAAGAGTGCTTATCACTAGCTGGAATTTCTCAAAATGATTTAGCTAGAGTGTGTAAAAGCTCAAAAACAATCATTATAGAAGCGAGCTATACAGATCCAAAAGTCATAGCAGTAGCGACAAATGAAGATAAAAGTTTAAAAGGCGATGAGCAAGTTTACCGCTCAAGTAGAGGAAGTGAACCAAATTTAAGCTTAGGAGGGGATTATATCTTTAATATACTCTCAAAAATGTCAGACGTAAGCTTATATAGTGGCTCTCAACAACTTTTGATAAACAAAGAGGCAAAAATCGTAAGCTTTAGCATAGATGAAATGAACGCTATAATAGGTCATGATGTGCCTAGAAATGATGCTGTTAAGATACTTAAAAAGCTTGGTTTTGATGTGAGTTTAGAGCAAGAGCTTATAAATGTAAAAATTCCAGCCTTTAGACACGATATAGAAAATGTTTATGATATAGCAGAAGAGGTTGTTAGAATCGTAGGTATTGATAATATCCCATCAAAACCGCTTGTCTTTAGCGAGAAAAATAGGCTCAATGAGTCATTTTATAACTATAAAAACAGAAGAGTTATAAGGATAAAAGCGGCTGGAAGTGGGTTTTTTGAGTGCGTTCACTATGTTTTTGATAATGAGGCGGATTTATTAAATTTAGGTTTTAAAAAGTGCAAAGTGTCGATTTTAAATCCGATAAATAGCGAGCTTAGCGTATTTAGACCAACTTTAATCAACCACTTTTTACACTCATGCGAAAGAAATATCAAAAACTCAAGAAAATCGGTTAAGCTTTTTGAAATCGGAACAGTGTTTGATGAGAATGCAAACGAAAGCGATAATGTCGCGTTTTTAGCTAGTGGATTTATAAATGATGCTAGTTTATTAAATGGCGCAAAACCAAAAGAGGTGGATTTTATCTACTTTGCATCAAAGGTTCAAGCGGTCATTGGTAAATTTAAATGCGAAATTCCAAAAGAGAAAATTCCATATCTAAGCGAATTTGAACAAGCAAATGTAGTACAAAATGGCAAGGTTGTCGGATACATCGGAAGGGTTGATTTAGGGCTTGAAGCAAAGCTTGATTTGCCTAAGACTTATGTTTGTGAGCTTAAATTTAAAGAGCTTAAATTTGATGATATTGTGGCTAAATCTTACTCTAAATTCCCAAGCATCAGCAGAGATTTGAGCCTTATAGTTCCACAAGATATGCGATATGAAAAGGTTAGAGAGTGTATAAGCTTACTAGATATTAAAAACCTTAAATCATTTAGCGTGGTTGATATTTATACAGATAAAAGCCTTGAAAATCATAGTAGTATAACTATTAAATTTACATTTCAAGATATGGAAAAAACTCTTGAAGATGCCGATATAACAGGTGCAATAGAGCTTATTTTAAAAGAGTTGAAAGAAAAATTAAATATAGGAATTAGATGA
- a CDS encoding 4-hydroxy-3-methylbut-2-enyl diphosphate reductase → MKIELAKSYGFCFGVKRAIKIAENSKDGATFGELIHNSEEIKRLEDNFNVKTLSTIEEMKDEDKIIIRTHGITKKDLQVLKDNGKNIIDATCPFVTKPQNIVEEMSKNGYDIVIFGDKNHPEVKGVMSYAQGNVHVVLDSTELDGIKLCSKIAVVSQTTKKIEDFIKIVAYLMTRTKEVRVFNTICNATLENQEAARELAIKADIMVVVGGKNSSNTKQLFLICKNFCDDSYLIENESEIQKEWFNGKEFCGISAGASTPDWIIQKVVNKIKEFE, encoded by the coding sequence TTGAAAATTGAACTTGCTAAGAGCTACGGCTTTTGTTTTGGCGTAAAAAGAGCTATAAAGATAGCTGAAAACAGCAAAGATGGAGCGACTTTTGGCGAGCTTATACACAACAGCGAAGAGATAAAAAGGCTTGAAGATAATTTTAATGTTAAAACATTAAGTACGATTGAAGAGATGAAAGATGAAGATAAGATTATAATTCGCACTCATGGTATTACAAAAAAAGATCTTCAAGTCTTAAAAGACAATGGTAAAAACATCATAGATGCGACTTGCCCGTTTGTTACAAAACCGCAAAACATCGTTGAAGAGATGAGTAAAAATGGCTATGATATTGTCATTTTTGGAGATAAAAATCACCCAGAAGTCAAAGGCGTGATGAGTTATGCGCAAGGAAATGTACATGTTGTGCTAGACTCAACTGAGCTTGATGGCATAAAACTTTGCTCTAAAATAGCAGTTGTATCGCAAACTACAAAAAAGATTGAAGATTTTATAAAAATAGTTGCTTACTTAATGACTCGAACTAAGGAAGTTAGAGTCTTTAACACTATTTGCAACGCGACTTTAGAAAACCAAGAAGCAGCTAGAGAACTTGCTATAAAAGCCGATATTATGGTAGTAGTTGGTGGTAAAAACTCATCAAATACAAAGCAGCTTTTTTTGATATGTAAAAACTTTTGCGATGATAGTTACTTGATAGAAAATGAGAGTGAAATTCAAAAAGAGTGGTTTAATGGCAAGGAATTTTGTGGAATTTCTGCTGGAGCTAGCACACCTGATTGGATTATACAAAAAGTTGTAAATAAGATTAAAGAATTTGAATAA
- the serA gene encoding phosphoglycerate dehydrogenase gives MSTIIVCDAIHKVGFDILAKESDVKVIDASKTPKDELLSILPEADVAITRSSTDVNEAFLDAGKNLKAIVRAGVGVDNVDIDGCSKRGIVLMNVPAANTIAAVEMTMCHLLNTARKYVDSCNDLKLNRTWKREKWYGTELFNKTLGVIGCGNIGSRVTTRALAFGMKVITYDPYIEPSKATNLGAKYTTNFDDILACDFITIHTPKTTETINMIDKPELEKMKDGIRIVNCARGGLINEDALLEGLKSGKIAYAGIDVFKKEPGTDHPLLDLPNFTATPHLGANTLESQSNIAIEAAEQAISASRGISYPNALNLPIKTEDLPDGVKSYLDLVSKMSYLAAQINKGPIKAIKIEASGDVSNYTDSLLTFALVGALRDTLGDSINYVNAKFIADEKGIKTQTCDTTPSVYKNKVSIKIITDKDVSSVSGTVFNENEQRIININGYKTDFKPKGKMILFKNSDIPGVIMNISSILANANINIADFRLGRGDDGFALAVILVDENIDKEILDKLNALDACIWAKYATI, from the coding sequence ATGAGTACTATAATAGTTTGTGATGCGATTCATAAAGTAGGCTTTGATATTTTAGCAAAAGAGAGCGATGTAAAAGTAATAGATGCTTCAAAAACCCCAAAAGATGAGCTTTTAAGCATTTTACCAGAGGCTGATGTTGCGATTACTAGAAGTTCAACCGATGTAAATGAGGCGTTTTTAGATGCTGGTAAAAATCTTAAAGCTATCGTAAGAGCCGGTGTTGGGGTTGATAACGTTGATATAGATGGATGTTCAAAAAGAGGCATAGTGCTTATGAACGTGCCTGCTGCAAATACTATTGCAGCGGTTGAAATGACGATGTGCCATCTGCTAAACACGGCAAGAAAATATGTAGACTCATGCAACGATCTTAAACTAAATCGAACTTGGAAACGTGAAAAGTGGTATGGAACAGAGCTGTTTAACAAAACTTTAGGCGTTATAGGTTGTGGAAATATCGGCTCAAGAGTTACAACTAGAGCTTTGGCTTTTGGTATGAAAGTTATCACTTATGATCCATACATCGAGCCTTCAAAGGCTACAAATTTGGGTGCTAAGTACACAACAAATTTTGATGATATTTTAGCGTGCGATTTTATCACAATTCACACTCCAAAGACTACTGAAACTATCAACATGATAGATAAGCCAGAGTTAGAGAAGATGAAGGATGGCATTAGGATAGTAAACTGTGCTAGAGGTGGGCTTATAAACGAAGATGCGCTTCTTGAGGGCTTAAAAAGTGGCAAGATAGCTTATGCTGGAATTGATGTTTTCAAAAAAGAGCCAGGAACAGATCATCCTTTGCTTGATTTGCCAAATTTTACAGCAACGCCACATCTTGGCGCAAATACGCTTGAGTCTCAAAGTAACATCGCTATAGAAGCTGCTGAGCAAGCTATAAGCGCATCAAGAGGAATTTCATATCCAAATGCGCTGAATTTACCTATCAAAACAGAGGATTTACCAGATGGCGTAAAATCCTACTTAGATCTTGTATCAAAGATGTCTTATCTAGCAGCTCAGATAAATAAAGGTCCGATTAAAGCCATTAAAATCGAAGCTTCTGGCGATGTCAGCAACTACACTGACTCACTTTTAACTTTTGCTTTAGTTGGCGCTTTAAGGGATACTTTGGGCGATAGTATTAACTATGTAAATGCTAAATTTATAGCTGATGAAAAAGGTATAAAAACACAAACTTGCGATACAACGCCATCTGTTTATAAAAACAAAGTTAGCATTAAAATCATCACAGATAAAGATGTCTCATCGGTTAGTGGAACAGTATTTAACGAGAACGAGCAACGTATAATCAACATCAACGGCTACAAAACAGACTTTAAGCCAAAAGGCAAGATGATATTGTTTAAAAACAGTGATATCCCTGGAGTTATCATGAATATCAGCTCAATTTTAGCTAATGCTAACATCAACATCGCCGACTTTAGACTAGGTCGAGGCGATGATGGTTTTGCTTTGGCTGTTATATTGGTCGATGAAAATATCGATAAAGAAATTCTTGATAAACTAAACGCTCTTGATGCTTGTATCTGGGCGAAATACGCAACTATCTAA
- the aroA gene encoding 3-phosphoshikimate 1-carboxyvinyltransferase: MKIFALNEPLNAQVKNIAADKSISHRSAIFSLLSDKKSVIKNYLMAEDTINTLKIVENLGAKVEIDGLNVQITPPEKIKEPSSILECGNSGTAMRIFMGLLASSDGFFVLNGDIYLNERPMRRVGDPLAKVGAKFDGRDNGDKAPLCIRGKKLEYFEYESKIASAQVKTAMILSALKSNGCKFIEPELSRDHSERILIGMGADIKRDGLVLDVSPIKKPLNPLEIFVPNDPSSAFYFAVAACIMPGSKVVLKNILLNKTRVQAYKVLQKMGANIKFELSSSLYEDIGDITVEYAPLHGVEVSQNISWLIDEAPALAVAFANASGESVLRNAKELRVKECDRIAVTVKGLQTCGIEANELEDGFIIKGGVAKPAIIDSFGDHRIAMSFAILGLKCGMIIEADECIATSFPNFKEILASLGVSIEN; encoded by the coding sequence ATGAAAATTTTTGCTTTAAACGAGCCGCTAAATGCGCAGGTAAAAAACATCGCTGCTGATAAGTCGATATCGCACAGAAGTGCCATTTTTTCGCTTTTAAGCGATAAAAAATCTGTTATAAAAAATTATTTAATGGCAGAAGATACGATAAATACGCTTAAAATCGTAGAAAATTTAGGTGCAAAAGTAGAGATTGATGGCTTAAATGTCCAAATCACTCCGCCAGAAAAAATCAAAGAGCCAAGCTCGATTTTAGAGTGCGGAAACTCCGGCACTGCGATGAGAATTTTTATGGGACTTTTAGCAAGTAGCGATGGGTTTTTTGTCTTAAACGGCGATATTTATCTAAATGAACGTCCAATGAGACGCGTTGGCGACCCGCTAGCAAAGGTTGGAGCTAAATTTGATGGTAGAGATAATGGCGACAAAGCGCCGCTTTGCATAAGAGGCAAGAAGCTTGAGTACTTTGAGTATGAGAGTAAAATCGCCTCTGCGCAAGTAAAAACTGCTATGATTTTATCGGCTCTTAAAAGCAATGGTTGTAAATTTATAGAACCAGAACTCAGTAGAGATCATAGTGAGCGAATCCTCATAGGAATGGGGGCGGATATAAAAAGAGATGGGCTTGTTTTAGATGTAAGCCCTATAAAAAAACCTTTAAATCCACTTGAAATTTTTGTGCCAAATGATCCAAGTTCGGCATTTTACTTTGCTGTTGCAGCGTGTATTATGCCTGGTTCAAAAGTGGTTTTAAAAAATATCTTACTTAATAAAACAAGAGTACAAGCCTATAAAGTGCTTCAAAAAATGGGAGCAAATATCAAATTTGAACTTTCATCATCGCTTTATGAAGATATCGGCGATATAACAGTTGAGTATGCGCCACTCCATGGAGTTGAAGTTAGTCAAAACATATCATGGCTAATCGATGAAGCACCAGCACTTGCCGTAGCTTTTGCAAATGCAAGTGGAGAAAGTGTGCTAAGAAATGCAAAAGAGCTAAGAGTCAAAGAGTGTGATCGCATCGCAGTTACAGTTAAGGGACTTCAAACTTGTGGCATAGAAGCAAACGAACTTGAAGATGGATTTATCATAAAAGGTGGCGTGGCAAAACCAGCTATAATCGACTCTTTTGGAGATCACCGAATCGCGATGAGTTTTGCGATTTTAGGACTTAAGTGTGGTATGATAATCGAAGCAGATGAGTGCATTGCGACATCTTTTCCAAATTTTAAAGAGATTTTAGCTAGCTTAGGAGTTAGCATTGAAAATTGA
- a CDS encoding Ppx/GppA phosphatase family protein, with protein sequence MVIGIDLGSNTIRAALMSDDYMILKSMEFIVGSARGLKEGKKLNALAKERICKALETIKNEFEFNNFAHVGVATEAFRMASDSVEFFSQIKTKFGINFKIIDGKSEAKFIELAVKTRLEKLRFSTMDLLIIDLGGASTEVAFNGHYESFKFGIVRFHNEFLTYENMQNHADEVVKDAKEFIINSNSKNIVLTSGVPTTMVALNLGLDYASYNPNLVNGQKIKFSDFDKTAKEILALDDEEASKKVGENRAVYIVGATFLLKSLLKDFKEHEFVVVDDGLREGIMIDYINKTKERK encoded by the coding sequence ATGGTTATAGGTATAGATCTTGGTTCAAACACCATCAGAGCAGCTTTGATGAGTGATGATTATATGATTTTAAAAAGTATGGAATTTATAGTAGGTTCTGCTCGTGGGCTAAAAGAGGGCAAAAAGTTAAACGCGCTTGCAAAAGAGAGAATTTGCAAAGCATTAGAAACTATAAAAAATGAGTTTGAATTTAACAATTTCGCGCACGTTGGCGTTGCTACAGAAGCGTTTAGAATGGCAAGTGATAGTGTTGAGTTTTTTAGCCAGATTAAGACTAAATTTGGTATCAATTTTAAGATAATCGATGGTAAAAGTGAGGCTAAATTTATTGAACTTGCTGTAAAAACAAGGCTTGAAAAATTGCGTTTTAGCACTATGGATTTGCTTATCATAGATTTAGGTGGAGCAAGTACGGAAGTGGCGTTTAACGGGCATTATGAGAGTTTTAAATTTGGAATTGTCAGGTTTCATAATGAGTTTTTAACTTATGAAAATATGCAAAATCATGCAGATGAAGTTGTAAAAGATGCTAAAGAATTTATAATAAATTCAAATTCTAAAAACATCGTTTTAACTTCAGGTGTGCCAACTACGATGGTGGCTTTAAATTTAGGGCTTGATTATGCAAGTTATAACCCAAATTTGGTTAATGGGCAAAAGATTAAATTTAGCGATTTTGATAAAACGGCTAAGGAAATTCTAGCTTTAGATGATGAAGAGGCGAGCAAAAAAGTAGGTGAAAACAGGGCAGTTTATATCGTTGGGGCTACATTTTTGTTAAAATCTCTTTTAAAAGATTTTAAAGAGCACGAGTTCGTAGTCGTTGATGATGGGCTTAGAGAGGGAATTATGATTGATTATATTAATAAAACAAAGGAGAGAAAATGA
- a CDS encoding 30S ribosomal protein S1, producing the protein MAEVNDKVQNIAEENFEDFETLLEESFKKREESVITEGAIVAIKGDEIFVDVDRKVEGVLRASELMDKDGNLSVKEGDIIKVVITGSRNGKPMLSYEQALKKIKVAEFIENFDENAENIINVKIKSKNRGGYICVNDEGAEFFMPKSQSALKDSNSLIGKTYKVKIIKADKESNSILVSRKKIVDEERKVKREAIANIIESNEIIEGVIKKITTYGMFVDVGGVDGLVHYSEISYKGPANPGSLFSEGDKVLVKAISYDNEKRHLSLSVKAAMPDPWQEITEDGLEVGDTIRVTVSNIEPYGAFVDLGNDIEGFLHISEISWDKNIKNPKDFISEGQEIDVEIIEIDTNERRLRVSLKNLLEKPFDEFKKSHRVGDVVKGIVTTITNFGAFIKIGTIEGLLHNEDSSWDRNARCKDMLKTGDEVEVKIIKIDEDAQKISLSKKELEDSPIMEYSKNQKVGDIVKGKIRDIKDFGVFVELEDGVDALIRKEDLGSVEAESLKAGDDIEAAIDFIDSKKNRIRLSIKRLARAKERAVLNEINNSEDDKMTLGDLIKEQLSDN; encoded by the coding sequence ATGGCTGAGGTGAACGATAAAGTTCAAAATATCGCAGAGGAGAATTTCGAAGATTTTGAAACTCTGCTAGAGGAATCTTTCAAAAAAAGAGAAGAGAGTGTTATTACTGAAGGTGCTATAGTAGCTATTAAGGGCGATGAAATTTTTGTCGATGTAGATAGAAAAGTTGAAGGTGTTTTAAGAGCATCTGAACTTATGGATAAAGATGGCAATCTATCGGTAAAAGAGGGTGATATCATCAAAGTTGTTATCACTGGAAGTAGAAATGGCAAGCCAATGCTATCTTATGAACAAGCTTTAAAAAAGATTAAAGTTGCTGAATTTATAGAAAATTTTGATGAAAATGCTGAAAATATAATCAACGTTAAAATTAAGTCAAAAAACAGAGGCGGATATATTTGCGTAAACGATGAGGGTGCGGAGTTTTTCATGCCTAAATCTCAAAGCGCTTTAAAAGACTCAAACTCGCTTATCGGCAAAACTTACAAAGTTAAAATCATCAAAGCGGACAAAGAGAGCAATAGCATTTTAGTTTCTAGAAAAAAGATTGTAGATGAAGAGAGAAAAGTAAAAAGAGAAGCTATCGCAAATATCATTGAAAGCAACGAAATCATCGAAGGCGTTATCAAAAAAATCACAACTTATGGTATGTTTGTTGATGTTGGTGGCGTAGATGGTCTTGTTCACTACAGCGAGATAAGCTATAAAGGTCCAGCAAATCCAGGAAGTTTGTTTAGCGAGGGTGATAAAGTTCTTGTAAAAGCTATAAGTTATGATAACGAAAAAAGACACCTATCTTTATCTGTAAAAGCTGCTATGCCAGATCCTTGGCAAGAGATTACAGAAGATGGTCTTGAAGTAGGCGATACTATTAGAGTAACAGTTAGCAACATCGAGCCATATGGTGCTTTTGTTGATCTTGGAAACGATATCGAGGGCTTTTTACATATCAGCGAAATTTCGTGGGATAAAAACATTAAAAATCCAAAAGATTTCATAAGCGAAGGTCAAGAAATCGATGTTGAAATCATCGAAATTGACACAAATGAAAGACGCTTAAGAGTAAGTCTTAAAAATTTACTTGAAAAACCATTTGATGAGTTTAAAAAATCTCACAGAGTTGGTGATGTGGTAAAAGGTATAGTTACAACTATCACAAATTTTGGCGCATTTATAAAAATCGGTACTATTGAAGGTCTGCTTCACAACGAAGACTCATCTTGGGATAGAAATGCAAGATGTAAAGATATGCTAAAAACTGGCGATGAAGTTGAAGTTAAAATCATCAAAATCGATGAAGATGCACAAAAAATCTCACTAAGCAAAAAAGAGCTAGAAGATAGTCCGATTATGGAATACTCTAAAAACCAAAAAGTTGGCGATATCGTAAAAGGTAAAATTCGCGATATAAAAGACTTTGGCGTTTTTGTCGAGCTTGAAGATGGCGTTGATGCGCTTATTAGAAAAGAAGATTTAGGAAGCGTTGAAGCTGAGAGCTTAAAAGCTGGTGATGATATCGAAGCTGCTATTGATTTTATAGATAGCAAGAAAAACAGAATTCGTCTAAGCATTAAAAGATTAGCTCGTGCTAAAGAACGCGCTGTATTAAATGAGATAAACAACAGCGAAGATGATAAGATGACTTTAGGTGATCTTATAAAAGAACAACTTTCAGATAACTAA
- a CDS encoding GatB/YqeY domain-containing protein, producing MSIKTQLLEDVKSAMKEKANFKRDTLRVILAALKQVEVDERIELGDDRILSILQSEIKKRNDSVEQYTKGGRQDLADKEKEEILIIQNYLPKQLSEDELNEKISKIIKQTGATSIKDLGKVMKVAKDEIGAACDGKRISQSVKSLLEKLA from the coding sequence ATGAGTATAAAAACACAACTTTTAGAAGATGTAAAGAGTGCGATGAAAGAAAAAGCAAACTTTAAACGAGATACGTTGCGCGTGATTTTAGCGGCTTTAAAACAAGTAGAGGTTGATGAGAGAATCGAGCTTGGAGATGATAGAATTTTATCTATTTTACAAAGTGAGATAAAAAAGAGAAATGACTCAGTAGAACAGTATACAAAAGGCGGCAGACAGGATTTAGCCGACAAGGAAAAAGAGGAAATTTTAATCATACAAAACTATTTACCAAAACAGTTAAGCGAAGATGAGCTAAATGAAAAAATATCTAAAATCATAAAGCAAACAGGAGCAACTAGCATAAAAGATCTTGGCAAAGTTATGAAAGTAGCAAAAGATGAAATCGGCGCTGCGTGCGATGGAAAACGAATCAGTCAAAGCGTAAAAAGCTTGCTTGAAAAACTAGCGTAA